The sequence GCAGCGTATCGATCACCATCGTGATCGAGCCGCTGATCGCATCCGGATAGGCGACCGCGACGGTCTTGAACGGGATGTGCGTCATGTCGACGCCGGCCGACAGGCCGAGGATCTCGCCGGTGAGGTGGCCGATGCTGCCGACGCCGGACGAGCCGTAGATCACCTTGCCCGGGTTGCCCTTCGCACGCGCGATCACGTCCTTCACCGTCTTCATCGGCTGGTTCGCACCGACCGCCATCGCGCTGGTCGAGAGGGCCACGCCGCCGATCGAGGTGAACGCGGTGGACGGATTGAACGGCAGCTTCTTCAGCATGTGCGGCGAGATCGCATGCGCGCCGATGCTGGAGAACAGGATGGTGTAGCCGTCGGGCGTGGAGTTCGCCACGAAGTCGGAGCCGATCACGCCGGCGGCACCGGCGCGGTTCTCGACCGCGATCGCCTGCCCGATCAGCTCGGACATCTTGGCGGCGAGCGTGCGGCCGAGGATGTCGGACACGCCACCTGCGCCGTAGGGGACGATCAGGCGCAATGGCCGGGCGGGATAGGCGCCGGCTGCACTCTGTGCGAATGCAGGGGCCGCCATCGCGGCAGCGAGGAGGAATGCGACGGCTTCGGCGGAACGCTTGCGGGCAGTCATGGCGGTGCTCCTCTCTATGGTCGCTGCGAGCAAAAAAGCAACATGCGTACCACGGGGTCCATGCCGGCGCCGACCGTGCAGGCCGGGGCCGTGACCCTGCCCGCCATGGTACGCCGGTGCATCACGCTGGTGCACCCCCGCCGCCGGCGTGCCCGTGCCAGTGCATCCGTCAATCTGTGATCACAGTCCCGGTGGCAACAGTTGCCAAGCCGACGTGCATCGCGGTACCTTGGACGCTGCACGCGCTCGCGTGCAGCACCCGGGAGAGCCTCGATGCATGCGACCGTCCAGTACACGCGCTGCAACCCTGCACGGCCCGGCTGCCTTGCGCGCGCCTTCGGTGTTGCCGTCTCCGCGCTGCTGCCTGCACTGGCGGCGGTGCCTGCGCTGGCACAGCCATCCGGGCCGCAGCTGCCGAAGCAGGTTCAGCTGGTGGTGCCGTTCGCACCCGGCGGCAGCACCGACCTGTTCGGCCGCGTCCTCGCGCAGCGGCTGGCGCTGCGCACCGGCGGCACCGTGCTGGTCGAGAACCGGCCGGGCGCCGGCGGCATGGTCGGCGCGGAGTACGTGAGCCGGGCGGCACCTGATGGTTCGGTGCTGATGTTCACCGCATCCGACCTGTCGACCGGTGCAGCCACCCGCAAGACCCTGCCGTTCGATGCCGAGAAGGGGCTGGCCGCGGTCGGCATGGTGGCCACCGGTCCGATGCTGCTGGTGGTCGGTGGCGATTCGTCCTACCGCAGCGTCGAGCAGCTGCTCGATGCGGCCCGGCAGGCAAAGGGATCGCTCAACTACGGTTCGGCGGGCATCGCATCGCTGCACCACCTGTCGGGCGAACTGCTGACTGCGCTGTCGAAGGTCGAGATGGCGCACGTTCCCTACAAGGGCAGCGCACCGGCAGTGCAGGACCTGATCGCGGGACGCATCCAGGCGATGGTGGCCAGCATCCCGGCGACGATCGGCCACATCAAGGGCGGCCGCCTTCGTGCGCTGGCGGTGACCACGCCAGACCGCTCGCGCTTCCTGCCGGAACTGCCGACCCTCGCGGCGACCCTGCCCGGCTACCAGGTCGACATCTGGTGGGGCGTGTTCGCGCCGGGCACGGCGCCGCAGGCGCTGCTCGACCGGCTGAACGGCGAGCTGCGCGCAGTAGTCGGCTCGCCCGAGATGCGCGAGACCTTCGATCGCGAAGGCGCAGAGCCTGCCGCGATGAATGCCGCGGAGTCGAACGCGTTCTATCGTGCGGACATCGCGAAGTGGCGCGGCATCGCCCGCCAGCGTTCGATCGTGGTCGAGTGAGGAGGCACTGATGGCTGGCATCCCTGAAATGACGAAGGTCGCGTTGCCGGCAGGCGTGGCCGTGCGTGCGCTGTCGCCGGCGCTGGGCGCGGAAGTGCGCGGCCTCGACCTGTCGGTGCCGCTCGACCGCGAGGCGGTCGGCCTGGTCCGCGGACTGCTGTACGAGCACTGCGTGCTGCTGGTGCCCGGGCAATCGCTCGATGAAGCGCAGCAGGTGCGGTTCGGCGAATGCTTCGGCGCGCTCGGGCGCACGCTGGGTACGTTCGACATCCTGCGCAACGTGCATCCGGCCATCATGTACGTGACCAACGAGAAGGCCGACGGCAAGTACATCGGTGCACTGCCCGATGGCGAGATGTTCTTCCATTCCGACAAGTGCTACGTCGAGCATCCGTGCGTCGCCACCATGCTCTACGCGATGCAGGTGCCGTCCTCGGGCGGCGACACGCTGTTTGCCAACCAGTACAAGGCCTGGGACGCGTTGCCGGAGACGATGCAGCAGCGCCTCGAGGGCCTGTCCGCGGTGAACACCTACGAGCCCGGCGGCATCGATACCTACGCCACGCCGATCAGCAAGGCAACGCCGTCGCCGACGGCGTATACCTGGGCCCATCCGGTGGTGCGCACCCATCCCGGCACCGGTCGCAAGGCGTTGTACGTGAACCGCCTGATGACCGAATACATCGTCGGCATGCCGCGCGCCGAGAGCGACGCGCTGCTCGAAAGCCTGTTCGACCACCAGGAACAGCAGGCGTTCATCTACGCCCACAAGTGGACGCCGGGCGACGTGCTGATCTGGGACAACCGCTGCGTGCTGCATGCACGCAGCAACTTCGATGCGGGCGAGGCGCGCAAGCTTCGCCGCGTGACGGTGGATACGGAAGACCTGCTCCAGTGAATACCTACGACTACATCATCGCCGGCGCCGGTACCGCCGGATGCACGCTCGCCGCACGGCTGAGCGAAGACCCGGCCGTGCGCGTGCTGCTGCTCGAGGCCGGCGGCGCAGACGACCGGCATCCGCTGGTGCGCATCCCGCTCGGCGTCGGGAAGCTGTACGAGCACGAGATGTTCGACTGGGGACTGTCGAGCGAGCCCGAGCCGAACCTGCACGGTCGCACGCTCGAGGCGATGCGCGGCAAGCTGCTCGGGGGCTCGTCCAGCATCAACATGATGACCCACACCCGGGGGGCGCGCGGCGACTACGACCGCTGGGCGCGCAACGGTGCCACCGGCTGGTCCTACGACGAGGTACTGCCGTACTTCCGCCGGCTCGAGGACTGGGAGGGCGGCGACAGCCAGTATCGTGCGGCGGGCGGCCCGGTGCAGGTGCGGCGCGGCCGCTTCCGCGATCCGCTGAACGAGGCCTGGAAGGCGGCCGGCAAGCTGCACGGCTTCGAGACCAACACCGACTACAACGGCGAGACCAACGAGGGTTTCGGGCTCGGCCAGTATTTCATCCACGAGGGCCAGCGGGTATCGGCCGCGCGCGCCTACCTGCGCCCGGCGATGCAGCGGCCCAACCTCACGGTGGCCACGCATGCGCATGCGGTGCGGGTGCTGTTCGAAGGCACGCGCGCGACCGGCATCGAGTACGTGCAGGACGGCGCGACCGTGCGTGCGCTGGCCGATGCAGAGGTGATCCTCTCTGCAGGCAGCTTCAACACGCCGCAGGTGCTGATGCTGTCCGGCATAGGCCCTGCGGACGAACTGAAGGCCCATGGCATCCGGATGCGCGCCGACCTG comes from Rhodocyclaceae bacterium and encodes:
- a CDS encoding TauD/TfdA family dioxygenase; the protein is MAGIPEMTKVALPAGVAVRALSPALGAEVRGLDLSVPLDREAVGLVRGLLYEHCVLLVPGQSLDEAQQVRFGECFGALGRTLGTFDILRNVHPAIMYVTNEKADGKYIGALPDGEMFFHSDKCYVEHPCVATMLYAMQVPSSGGDTLFANQYKAWDALPETMQQRLEGLSAVNTYEPGGIDTYATPISKATPSPTAYTWAHPVVRTHPGTGRKALYVNRLMTEYIVGMPRAESDALLESLFDHQEQQAFIYAHKWTPGDVLIWDNRCVLHARSNFDAGEARKLRRVTVDTEDLLQ
- a CDS encoding GMC family oxidoreductase N-terminal domain-containing protein is translated as MNTYDYIIAGAGTAGCTLAARLSEDPAVRVLLLEAGGADDRHPLVRIPLGVGKLYEHEMFDWGLSSEPEPNLHGRTLEAMRGKLLGGSSSINMMTHTRGARGDYDRWARNGATGWSYDEVLPYFRRLEDWEGGDSQYRAAGGPVQVRRGRFRDPLNEAWKAAGKLHGFETNTDYNGETNEGFGLGQYFIHEGQRVSAARAYLRPAMQRPNLTVATHAHAVRVLFEGTRATGIEYVQDGATVRALADAEVILSAGSFNTPQVLMLSGIGPADELKAHGIRMRADLPVGTNLQDHLAVMIRWERTGHGPFRAQMRFDRMAVDMLRAWAFGTGPATMLPSDLFAFVRTRGGIDVPNIEFMFRCAVIDPYLWFPGIRPGYTDGYGIRPTLLHPRSRGSVRLRSPDPRDKVRISFNAFDDPQDLAELYEGYECAREVGYSAPMAGFRGRQLAPDPKLDSRAAIEEWIRRTVITAHHPAGTCAMGSDARSVVDTELRVRGVERLRVVDASVIPDMPSAHINAVVFMIAEKASDLIRSTKAAPATVEGEALATA
- a CDS encoding tripartite tricarboxylate transporter substrate binding protein translates to MTARKRSAEAVAFLLAAAMAAPAFAQSAAGAYPARPLRLIVPYGAGGVSDILGRTLAAKMSELIGQAIAVENRAGAAGVIGSDFVANSTPDGYTILFSSIGAHAISPHMLKKLPFNPSTAFTSIGGVALSTSAMAVGANQPMKTVKDVIARAKGNPGKVIYGSSGVGSIGHLTGEILGLSAGVDMTHIPFKTVAVAYPDAISGSITMVIDTLPSMMQHLKSGSIRPLAMLSPSRSAAFPDVPTIAEAGFPDATLIFWSALHGPANLPQPIVQRLADVLNKSLASPDLRERFATLGAEPWVATAKELDNRVRLDFDRLGKVIKAAGIQPE
- a CDS encoding tripartite tricarboxylate transporter substrate binding protein, which gives rise to MHATVQYTRCNPARPGCLARAFGVAVSALLPALAAVPALAQPSGPQLPKQVQLVVPFAPGGSTDLFGRVLAQRLALRTGGTVLVENRPGAGGMVGAEYVSRAAPDGSVLMFTASDLSTGAATRKTLPFDAEKGLAAVGMVATGPMLLVVGGDSSYRSVEQLLDAARQAKGSLNYGSAGIASLHHLSGELLTALSKVEMAHVPYKGSAPAVQDLIAGRIQAMVASIPATIGHIKGGRLRALAVTTPDRSRFLPELPTLAATLPGYQVDIWWGVFAPGTAPQALLDRLNGELRAVVGSPEMRETFDREGAEPAAMNAAESNAFYRADIAKWRGIARQRSIVVE